AATGATAATTCATGTAACTGGGTGCGCTCTTACGACTTTCCGGTGGTCAAAATCACTCATCCCAATATTACGCAGATCAGATTAGCGGGCAGTGGTTTGATTAGTTCGGACGGAACACTTAGCTTTCCGGGTTTAAGTCTGATCAGTGAAGATGAGAGCGGAGATTTTAATCTCGAACTGGATGCTACATCTCTGGAAGTAGTTAGCAATGATATTACAAACTTTTATCTGTCCGGCACCGTAGAGAATCTGAGAGTAATGTTTGCTTCTGGTGATGGCCGGTTTGAAGGGGGTGACTTGCAAGTGGCCCATGCGAATATTTTTCACCGGGGTACCAACGACATCATAGTACATACTACTGATGAGCTTAAGGGAAGGATCATTTCATCAGGTGATCTTATTTATGTTAAAACAAAACCAACAACCATCAGCGTCAGTCTTGAAAACCTGGGAGAGCTGATTGATGAAACCGAATAAAAATGGAGAAAATAGTAATTGTATGTGGCACAAACCGTGTCGATTCAGTATCCTATCAGATTGCGCAGATCTATCAGGAAATCCTGATTGGGTTTAATATCGAAACTGAGCTCATAGACCTAACCGAGCTCCCTCACGACTTTGCTTTTTCTGCTTTGTATAATAACGCAGGAAAAAATGAGGCCTTTAATCATTTTCGTGAATTAATGGCTGAGAACAAGAAATTTGTATTCATTATCCCGGAGTACAACGGTTCGTTTCCCGGAGTACTAAAAACTTTTATTGACGGTTTAAAATTTCCTGACAGTTTCCGGGACAAGAAGTGTGCTCTTGTTGGCCTTTCCTCTGGGATTCAGGGCGCAGGGCTTGCACTCAGTCACCTCACCGATATCTTCCACTATTGCGGCATGCATGTTTTGGCTCTGAAACCAAAATTGTCTCACATTGAGCAGCACTTTAAAGAAGGTACTATAATCAACGAGCTCTATATGACTTTGCTACAGGACCAGGCCAAAAAGCTACTGGAATTCTAGTAAAAAATCATCCTTCTGACTGCCGGGAACAAACAGTCCTTTCCCGGCGGCTTTCCGGACTAATCCCAGATACCATTGCAGGCAGTGAGTATTTCCGGTTTGTCACCGGTAATTATTATTGTCTGTTCATGTTGTGCCACATAGCCACCCCTGTTGCCCATTAAAGTCCAGCCGTCATGCTGCGTATTTGCTATAGTTGAAGCCGTGGAGATAAATGTTTCTACCGCTACTACGGAGTTTTTTCTGAACCTTTTTTTGTTATAAGGGTCATAGCAGTTAGCTATTTCCGCAGGCTCTTCATGCAGACTCCTGCCCACACCATGCCCTGTAAGATTTTTTATCACTCTGTACCCCGCTTTTCTGGCTTCTGTTTCTATAAGCTTTCCTACCTCAGATATACGTACTCCGCCCCTAATGCTATGTATAGCTTTATGAAGAATCTCCTTAGATGCATTTACAAGTCCCTGATGTCCATGTATATCTTCACCTAACACAAATGAGCCTCCGTTGTCAGCCCAAAAACCATTCAGCTCAGCAGAGACGTCAATATTGACCAGATCTCCTTCTTTGATTATGGTTTTAGCGGAAGGTATACCATGGGCTATTTCGTTGTTGACACTGATGCAGGTCCAGCCCGGAAAGCCGTAAGTGAGCCTGGGGGCAGAAGCCGCACCATAACCTTTCAGTATATCTCCTCCAAATTCATCCAGGTGCTTCGTAGTCATTCCCGGTTTGGCATAGTCTCTCATTTCTTTAAGAGTCAAACCCACCACTTCGCTGATCTTCCTCATGCCCAGCAGCTCATTTTCACATGTTATTGACATAGTGCTTCAGTTTTGGTTAGTGCTATTGTAATACAACAAACGTAAGGTAAAAAAGATAATAAAAAAGTCAGGCAGCAAAGTTCTCATATTATCTCTTAGTAAAGAGGCACATCATTTGATGAAACATCACCAGACTATTGAAATTTTAAGATATTTTATTGATTTATTATATTTTCAATTCGTATATTTCAAACAAATTAAACCCTACCTCATGAGATCAACGCTTTTATCACTGATACTACTGTTCGTTGCCGGTTTTGTTCAGGCCCAGGATAAGATCTACAAAAAGGACAAGACGGTCATTGATTGTAAGATCACTGAAATTGGTATTAATGAAATCAAATACCGGCTCTCTGAGGCAGAACTGGAAGACTCGCCGATCATTACCATTTCGGTAGCTGATGTAGATAAAGTGCTTCTAAGCAGCGGCCGAGAAATAGAGTTTAAAGACCCGCTAACTGATCCCAATGCATATACGGAAGACAAAAAGCATGCGTTGAAATTTCATTTTATTTCCCCTCTTGCAGAGCACCTGGCATTTTCGTATGAAAAAAGCATACGGCCAGGCAGAAGTTTTGAGACAGGGCTGGGTATTATTGGTGCTGGCTTTAATGTAGATGATTACTCTAAAAGCACCGGTGTGTTTTTCTCTTCCGGATATAAATTCTTAAAAACTCCTGATTTCTACTCACAAAGAATGAAGTATTCCCATATCCTTAAGGGCAGCTATGTAAAGCCTCAGATATTACTTTCTATCTATCGCAATAAAATTAACAGCCACGGCTCTCCATACTATAGCGACACCGATCAGGATATAGTGGCCGGTGCGTTGGTCATCAACCTGGGAAAGCAAATAGTGTACGACAACTTCTTTTTGATTGACTACTCTATTGGCATAGGCTATGGATTTAGCAACCAAAAAACATCTGACGATGATTACGAATACGATGATTTCCGAAGCTACCATTATGGCTTCATTTTAGGAGACAGCAATTTTCCAGTGGCGGTAACAGGAAGGATTAAGGTTGGTATCCTGCTAAAATAGCGAGGTAATTAAACATCTCTAATCACCTCCTGTGTAACATTACTTCCAAGGCAAAACAAAACGAAGTATTTTTAAATAATACTTTTTGCGGCTGCTAATCTGAAGTGTATGCTTAAAACAATAGTTACTCTGATCATGTATCTCTTTATCGTTACACCATTGCTGGCACAGAGCAGTGATATCAGCGATTCCACATACTACAGTCAAATACCGGATTATCCGCGAAGCTATACTGCCGGTAGTGTGGCTTCCCGTATGGTAGACGGTTTAGGGTTCAGGTTTTATTGGGCTACTGATGGCCTCCGGCCGGAAGATCTGCAATTCAAACCTGGAGATGATGCACGTACGGTTTCTGAAACAGTTGATCATATTTTTGAGATGTCTTACCTGGTAGTCAATGCCATTAATAAAGAATCTCAATACCCTCCTTCCGACCTGTCTTTTGCCCAGAAAAGACTCCTGACACTCTCTAATTTACGAAAAGCGAGTGAAGTAATAAGAAATAGCTCTGATAAAGACCTGGAGGGTTATGCTATAAAGTTTGGTAACGGAACGGAGCTCCCTTTCTGGAACCTTATTAATGGGCCCATTTCGGATGCGCTTTGGCATTGTGGTCAGATTGTTTCTTTCCGCAGACTATCTGGTAATCCATTTAACTCCTATGTAAGTCTTTTAAACGGAAGACTCAGAAAATAAAGCTTGAACTCTCAAAGGGTATTGACAGGCCTTTTATTCAATAATAGCCAATACATGCTCAAATCCTTCATAGCCTTGGAAAAGCTATCAAAGCTCACCGGCTTAACTATATAACTGTTAGCCCCGAGTTTGTAGCATTCTTTAATATCTGATTCTTCACTGGATGATGTAAGCACTACTACTGGAATAGTGCTTGTTAAGTCATTGGCTCTTATTTCTCTCAAAATCTCCTGACCGCTCACTTTAGGTAATTTCAAATCAAGCAGAATAACTTTGGGGTTGAAAATTTGCTGCTCAGATACTCCATCTTCCTTGTTTCCAGAGAAAATATATTCAAGTGCTTCGGCTCCATCATCTATATGATATAGCTTATTGCCAAGATTATATTTCTTTAAATTTCTGATTGCAAGTTCTGCCTCGTAAGGATTGTCTTCAATTAGTAATATTTCAACTTCATTTAACTTCATAATACATCTATTTATTGAGTGGCAAGCTAAAATAGAAAGTTGCCCCTTCATCAATTACGGCCTCTGCCCATATCTTACCTCCATGTTTCGCAATAATTCTTTGTACAATAGCCAGGCCTACACCAGTGCCTTCAAAGTCACTTTCTTTATGAAGACGCTGAAACACTCCAAACAGTTTATCAGCATATTGAGCATCAAAGCCTGCACCATTATCTTTGATCCTATATGTAACGGTTTCCAGATTTCTGGATGAGTCAATTTCAATTGTAGCATTTTCTTTTTTTCCCGTGTACTTTATTGCATTTGAGATAAGATTCGTAAAAACATGTTGCATGAGCATTTCGTCACAACGCAGGTTTTCCAACGTTCCCAGGTTAATTTTAATGTTATTTCTGTTAGCAATCCGTAACTGCTCATCTAATACCCTGCTGATCAATTTCTCTACATCAACAAGCGATTTAGCCACTGGTAGTCTTCCTAATTTGGAAAAGTTAAGCAAATCATCTATCAGTTGCCCCATTTTTTTTGCATTGCCTGATATCACTTTTAGCAGACGTAACCCTTCCTGATCCAAGTCCTTATCACAATCTTCAGTTAAGATCTGTACATATCCATCTATTATTCTTAACGGTGCCCTAAGGTCATGAGCTACTGAATATGAAAATGACTCCAGCTCTTTATTCAGATTATTAATCTCCTCCTCATACTTTTTTCGATCGGTTATATCAGACGATAGTACAGTGACTCCAACCACTTCGCCATCTTCATTCCTTATTGGGTTGTAACGAGTTTCAAAATAGTTACGCTCTAATTCACCATAGGTATCTACCACCGTAAGGCTGTCACCATTCATGGCAATTTCACAACTTTTTCGAGCTTTTTCCTTATCTTCCTCTACAGTAATAGAATCCAGCATTGATTCTCCTCTCCGTACAGTTGTACCGTATGCCTTATGTGTAGCTTCTGTAAAGGCACTATTGAATGTCAGATATCTGAAATTTTTATCAATTGAAAATATAAGCACATCTTTATGACTTTCTATACTAGACTCCAGAAGTACATTTGTTAATCTTACTTCATATTCGGCTTCCCTTCTCCACCTATCCTTTTCATTCAGCGAAAATGCTTCAAACCATATAAGGAAAACCAATATAACAATAAGAGCTACAACTAATATTGCAGCTCCAAACTCTACAGAAAAAGAATACTTCCAATCCAGATATAAACGGACATAACCTAAAAATCCTGGAATAATTATACCTAGCGGTATTAAGATCCTGCTAATAACCCCTCCTGCAAAGGGACTGGTTATCTCCCTCATGAAACCCCGGTCATTGTAAAAGAACAATACTGACAAGCCAAACATAAAAAAGCATATGGCCGTATGAATTGACATAGGTACATAAGCCAAAATGCCATAGAATTCTTTCACTTTATACATGTATCCAAAAATAGAAAAAAGTGCTATTAAGGACATCAATAAAGCCAGGGCCTGAAATATATACACCGCTTTCCCTTTACGCCTGGCCAGGAATATAATAATGCTCCCCAGGATGAAATTAATAGCTGTATTCGGAGCCATTCTGCTTGGCAAATTGTAATAATCGTCTGCTCTGATCTTATCGAAAAACAAAACATGGTCTATCTGAAACGAAAAGTTAAAAAGGTAACCAATTAAAAATAGCAGTGAAACAATGAAAACTGTGAAGCCAAGCCAATAGCCAGGAATCGGATACCTCCGTGTAATAAATAAGGAAGCCGTAGTAAGCATGACAAAGTTTGTGGCGGTAAGTGGATTCATAGCTGCCAGCTCCGGGATTGGCCTTTTAATAAGTTCAATGTCGAACTGCCATCCAAACAACACCAGCAAACCAATAGCCAAAACCGTCAGAATACAATAAGTGGCGGTGGTTTTTAGGGCTCCATAAAGAAAGGGTTCTCCCGATGAAGTAAAAGAAAACCTGTCTTTAAAGGAGGTAATTGATTTCATTTCAAGATACGCTTAGCCCGAACATTTTAATTTAAACTTATTTACCTTCCATGAATTGTAGCAATCATAATTACAAAGGCCGTTAAACTTTATTAGGGAAATACTCGAAAAATCTCACCAGAGCCATTCTGATCTACACTGGCAGATTCCCCTCATTATCTAAAATTATAAAATTTTAGTATAAGAAAGTAAATTTCATAATACCAAAAAACAAATTTTATTACACATGTTGCTAATGTTGATCACATAACAAACTAGAAATCAAAGACTTTATCTATCCGAACATAACCATCTCCTTCTGGCAAGTATTTATGTCTTAAAAGTCATTTGATAACGTTCCCTGGTGTAAATTGTTATCAGGATAATTGCTGCCAGAGGAAGCATGGCATGTGGTAAGCGTACAGTAAATTCAAACCACCATTGATGAAGAGAAGACCAAAAGAAGTCGGCATAAACATTGGCTGTGAGACGAGCCGTGGCGGTAAGGAAACCCCAGACAACCATATAGTACAATGCAGGTCTGGCACACAAAGGAATAAAAATAAGTACTGCAACTATAAAGTCTAAGAGGCCGGCTATAAACAGGAGGCTGTGTGCTACAGCTTCACTAACATACAGTGTATTAATCGTCATGTCTACAAATGATCCTGGTCGTGGATAGTAACCTATGGCATATAAGCCATGACAGATGAAAGTGAGTGCTACAATTACCTTGGTAGCTGTAATAAAATGAGCAAGCCTGACCTCCCGAAAAACAAGAACAAACAGCAGTATTGGGGTTGAAAACTGGATAGAATACTCGAAAAACTGACCGATGTTAAAAAACTTCTCTTTAGTATATAAAAAAGCTAGAAAGATCAATGAAAAAGCTCCTGCCAGAATTACATACCCCCAGGCCGGTTTCAGCTTATGTAAAAACACACTGATAACCGCACATAAAAGATAAAAGAGTCCATTCAGCCTGATCAAGTCCTGAATTACCGTATCTGTTGCCGGGCTTGTCACATAATCAACCCAGGAAATTGGCATGATGAACTCTATAAAACCTTTCAATAAGCTTTCATCCCATAACAAGGTTCTAAATGGTGCATCCCAAAATAAGTGCTGATATGCGCGGCTTATAAAAATCATAAAACAGATCCACTGGAATAGTTTTATGACCTGAGTTAGCTGATAGGGTCTGCCATTCATCTTTAGAAGGTTTTAGGTTGGGGGTGAAAGTAGGAAAAGATGAACAGCCTCCTGTTAAATTGAGATTACTGTTTTGTTTGCGTTTCGTTACCTGCCTCACAGCACCTAACTTCCATGAAAATACAAACTATTAATTCTCAGCGATTTGGTTATTTGGCACCATCAGACAGGTTAATCATATAGTAAAACCGCAATAAAGATCGAGTTACATCTAAGTGCGTTCTTGGGTCAACTTAAAAACCAAACCTCAATCAACTATGACCAAATTCAAATCTAAAATTTTGATCTCGGTGGTACTGCTCTTACTCAGTACACACCTATGGGCTAATACTGATAAGTATCGCCTTACTATTCGGGACAATCCGGCTACCTCTGTGGTTATTGGCTGGAACCAGGTATCGGGATCTAATCCTGTTGTCTATTATGGAAAAACAGACCATGGTACAAGCTGGACAAACTACCCGTTCAGCAGTTCCCCCAGCCGCCAGGTATCTTACCGGGGCATGAACAGTCAGTTTGTGAGACTTACAGGACTTGACCCTAACACAGCGTATTACTTTGTGATCAGGGATAGTCAGGGGACAAGCCAACGTTTTTGGTTTAAAACTGCCCCCGATGACCCAAATCAGCGACTTTCATTTATAGCAGGAGGAGACTCAAGGAACAACAGAACGCCAAGAATCAATGCTAATAAGCTGGTAGCAAAATTAAGGCCTCATGCTGTACTTTTTGGTGGTGATATGACTGCCAATGGCACAGACAGTGAATGGAGGGAATGGTTTGATGACTGGCAGTATACTATCGGCTCAGATGGCAGGATGATCCCCATCGTAGCCACAAGAGGCAATCATGAAAGCTCAAACGACATGATCTATAACCTCTTTGATACACCAAGTTCAGAAGTATACTATGCCATCACTTTTGGAGGTAACCTGATAAGAACTTACACCCTCAATACTGAAATATCTATCTCCGGTAATCAGACTACATGGCTGCAAAACGACCTTGCCGCCAATTCAAATATAACCTGGAAAATGGCCCAGTACCATAAGCCTATGAGGCCTCATGTTTCATCCAAAGCTGAAGGCAATAACCAGTATGCCAACTGGGCAGACCTGTTTTACAACAACAAAGTAAAGCTGGTGGTAGAGTGCGATGCGCATACCGTTAAAACCACCTGGCCCGTAAAACCGTCGAGTGGCAGCGGAAGCGATGAGGGCTTTATACGTGACGATACAGGAGGCACAGTGTACACAGGTGAAGGCTGTTGGGGTGCACCATTGAGAACCAACAATGACAATAAATCATGGACAAGAAACAGTGCCAGCTTCAACCAATTCAAATGGGTGTTTGTAGACCAAGCCAAAATAGAGGTTCGTACGATCAAAGTGGACAATGCAAACCAGGTTGGCCAGGTAAGTGACAACAATATTTTTACACCACCTGCCAACCTCGATATTTGGAATCCAAGCAATGGGGCTGTGGTAACAATCACTAACGACAGTAATCCTGATGGAGGTGAAGTAACCGTGAGCTCGAGAGTTAACAGCACCAACGATGACGTGGAGGAACACCAAAATGGCAGCATGTACATGAACAGTTCGGATATTGAGCTGGTATACGATGGAAGCAGAGGCAATCAATCTATTGGCTTGAGATTTCAGGGACTTAGCATTCCCCAGGGAGCAACTATTCTCAGTGCCCATGTGCAATTCACAGTAGACGAGACCAACAGTGGCAGCTCTAACCTGACTATTAAAGCGCATGATACGGATAACGCTCCGGCTTTTTCGACATCAAGCTATAACGTTTCTTCAAGACCCACCACTTCGGAGTCGGTAAATTGGTCACCATCAGCCTGGAGCAGTGTAGGGCAGGCAGGCTCATCTCAAAAAACTCCTGATCTGAAAAATATTGTGCAGGAGCTGGTAAACAGAAACGGCTGGTCTCAAAGCAGCGCTCTGGCCCTTGTCATCACCGGTACGGGGGAACGTACAGCTGAAGCATACGACGGAAGCTCTGCCAGTGCTCCGGCTATCTATGTAACCTACAGCACCGACGGCTCAGGAGATCCATCTTCACCTGAGGTACTTACCTTTGCAAAAGGCATTAGCAACGGCAATGATGACGCCGAAGAATCATCTTCAGGCTCTATGTATCTCAATAGCTCAGACCTGGAGCTGGTATATGACAGCCATATGTCGGCTGGTAATCAAAGGATTGGCCTCCGTTTTACGAATGTCACTATTCCGCAGGGGGCTACTATTGAAAAAGCCTATGTTCAGTTTACAGTAGATGAAACGGCAAATACCAGCGGTTCAAAAACAATTTATGGAGAAGCCACCGATCACTCGGGTGCCTTTACCTCAGGATCATTTAATATTTCTAACCGGCCTGTGACTTCTGCTGCAATAAGTTGGAATCCACCGGCATGGAACTCAACAGGAGCTTCCGGCACAGACCAGAGGACTTCGGACATCTCACAAATCATTCAGGAAATAGTCAACAGGAGTGGCTGGAACCCTGGCAATGCACTGTCTCTGATATTAGCCGGATCAGGAAGAAGGGTGGCAGAGAGCTACAACGGTTCCTCAGCCCAGGCTCCACTGCTGGTAATCGAATATACCAGTGAGGCCACAAATGCCCGCGTTGCTTCTGATCATACGGCTACAGACAATGAGAGCACACAAGTCAGCCCATTGCAAGATCGTGACATACCTGTATTTCCTAATCCGATAACCGACTTATTGACTATTGACTTAAGAGGTGTTGAAGAAGAAAAGATTGTTATGGAGATTTATTCCCTCAAAGGTGAAAGAGTAATGGCCAATGCTTTGATCAGCAATCAATCCAACAGGTTTAACCTGGAAGCATTACCAGCCGGAGCTTACCTTCTAAAGGTTATAACTCCTTCATCAATAGTAAAGCAGGTCAGAATTATAAAGTATTAACCCAAAAGAGCCACCATATACGCAGCATGGTGGCTCTTAATCTTCCTTAAAGAAATTTCAAACGCTATTTACATACCATTACCACCGTAGACCACGTTAGGCAGTAAAAGTTAAAATGAAAAACCAGTTCTTTCTGCCTCTTTTAATCATAACATGTGCTGCCTGTCATGATGAAGACCTACAGGCGCCGCCATCACCACTAAACATTGACTACCGACAGGAAATGCGTGATTATGTAATAGGCATAAGCCAATATTCAAAAGCCCTGCATCCGGATTTTCTCGTCATCCCCCAAAATGGCATTGAACTCGTTACTGATAACGGCGAAGAAGACGGAAGCCCTGACAGTGATTATTTAACAGCCATAGATGGCAACGGACAGGAAGACATGTTTTACGGTTATGATAATGATGATGAAGCAACACCATCAGTTGAGAGTATATACCTGATGGGTTTGCTTGATGTATCAAAAAATGCAGGCAATACAATACTTACCACGGACTATTGCTCTACCGAGGCTCATATGGATGACTCTTATACTCAGAACGAAAGTCATGGCTATATTTCGTTTGCTGCAGACCAGCGCGAGTTAGACAATATACCCTCCTATCCTATTTCAATTCATGGTGAAAATGCCGAAATAATCACCATATTAGGCGAAGCCAAAAATTTTCTTTATCTCATAAACCCCGGCGAATTCACTTCGAAAACAGCATTTATTGAAGCAGTGACATCAACAAACTACGATTTACTGATCATGGATCTATTCTTTACAGATGGTTCGGTTTTTAGTGCTTCAGAAGTTGAACAGCTAAGAAGCAAAGCCAATGGAGGGAAGAGGCTGGTGATTGCTTATATGTCTATTGGCGAAGCAGAAAACTATCGATACTACTGGAACAGTGAATGGAACACCAACAAGCCTGACTGGATGGATGCCGAAAACCCTGATTGGGCAGGGAATTATAAAGTGAGATACTGGGAGCCCGAATGGCAGAGTATAATCTACGGAAATGACGGCTCATATCTAAAAAAGATATTAGATTCCAATTTTGACGGTGTTTACCTGGATATAATTGATGCCTTTGAATATTTCGAAAATATTGGCATACTAAACACGCGATACATTAAAAGTCAGAAAGTAAGTTCAGGAAAAACACAGGTTACTTCGACGTGATTAAACTGCATAAAGAGGTACCTGAATGTAAAATCATACCTTCATTAAATGATGGGTATGGTTTTTGTTTTGCAGAATTAAAACTAACTAGAGACGCGTTATTTAAATTTCTATCTGTATGAGACATTTTTTAAAAATCTTCATTTTTTCATCTTTCTTTTTCTTCATTTCATGTGACGAGCTAGACAACGGACTCACAAACGGAGAGATTGTCGCAGGCTTAAAAGAGGCTCTGAATGTTGGGCTTGACAACTCCGTAACCACGGCATCTTCTGTAGATGGATATTTAAAGAACGAAATCATTAAGATTCTGCTTCCTCCCGAAGTTAAATCTCTACAGAATACTATTCAAACCGGATCTATTAATTTAGGTTTTACCAGTGTGCCTTATAGCACTATTCTGAATGCATATGTAGCCCTTAACCCTGACATTAACAGTGATCCTTTTG
This region of Fulvivirga ulvae genomic DNA includes:
- a CDS encoding response regulator, whose product is MKLNEVEILLIEDNPYEAELAIRNLKKYNLGNKLYHIDDGAEALEYIFSGNKEDGVSEQQIFNPKVILLDLKLPKVSGQEILREIRANDLTSTIPVVVLTSSSEESDIKECYKLGANSYIVKPVSFDSFSKAMKDLSMYWLLLNKRPVNTL
- a CDS encoding fibronectin type III domain-containing protein; translated protein: MTKFKSKILISVVLLLLSTHLWANTDKYRLTIRDNPATSVVIGWNQVSGSNPVVYYGKTDHGTSWTNYPFSSSPSRQVSYRGMNSQFVRLTGLDPNTAYYFVIRDSQGTSQRFWFKTAPDDPNQRLSFIAGGDSRNNRTPRINANKLVAKLRPHAVLFGGDMTANGTDSEWREWFDDWQYTIGSDGRMIPIVATRGNHESSNDMIYNLFDTPSSEVYYAITFGGNLIRTYTLNTEISISGNQTTWLQNDLAANSNITWKMAQYHKPMRPHVSSKAEGNNQYANWADLFYNNKVKLVVECDAHTVKTTWPVKPSSGSGSDEGFIRDDTGGTVYTGEGCWGAPLRTNNDNKSWTRNSASFNQFKWVFVDQAKIEVRTIKVDNANQVGQVSDNNIFTPPANLDIWNPSNGAVVTITNDSNPDGGEVTVSSRVNSTNDDVEEHQNGSMYMNSSDIELVYDGSRGNQSIGLRFQGLSIPQGATILSAHVQFTVDETNSGSSNLTIKAHDTDNAPAFSTSSYNVSSRPTTSESVNWSPSAWSSVGQAGSSQKTPDLKNIVQELVNRNGWSQSSALALVITGTGERTAEAYDGSSASAPAIYVTYSTDGSGDPSSPEVLTFAKGISNGNDDAEESSSGSMYLNSSDLELVYDSHMSAGNQRIGLRFTNVTIPQGATIEKAYVQFTVDETANTSGSKTIYGEATDHSGAFTSGSFNISNRPVTSAAISWNPPAWNSTGASGTDQRTSDISQIIQEIVNRSGWNPGNALSLILAGSGRRVAESYNGSSAQAPLLVIEYTSEATNARVASDHTATDNESTQVSPLQDRDIPVFPNPITDLLTIDLRGVEEEKIVMEIYSLKGERVMANALISNQSNRFNLEALPAGAYLLKVITPSSIVKQVRIIKY
- a CDS encoding sensor histidine kinase, whose product is MKSITSFKDRFSFTSSGEPFLYGALKTTATYCILTVLAIGLLVLFGWQFDIELIKRPIPELAAMNPLTATNFVMLTTASLFITRRYPIPGYWLGFTVFIVSLLFLIGYLFNFSFQIDHVLFFDKIRADDYYNLPSRMAPNTAINFILGSIIIFLARRKGKAVYIFQALALLMSLIALFSIFGYMYKVKEFYGILAYVPMSIHTAICFFMFGLSVLFFYNDRGFMREITSPFAGGVISRILIPLGIIIPGFLGYVRLYLDWKYSFSVEFGAAILVVALIVILVFLIWFEAFSLNEKDRWRREAEYEVRLTNVLLESSIESHKDVLIFSIDKNFRYLTFNSAFTEATHKAYGTTVRRGESMLDSITVEEDKEKARKSCEIAMNGDSLTVVDTYGELERNYFETRYNPIRNEDGEVVGVTVLSSDITDRKKYEEEINNLNKELESFSYSVAHDLRAPLRIIDGYVQILTEDCDKDLDQEGLRLLKVISGNAKKMGQLIDDLLNFSKLGRLPVAKSLVDVEKLISRVLDEQLRIANRNNIKINLGTLENLRCDEMLMQHVFTNLISNAIKYTGKKENATIEIDSSRNLETVTYRIKDNGAGFDAQYADKLFGVFQRLHKESDFEGTGVGLAIVQRIIAKHGGKIWAEAVIDEGATFYFSLPLNK
- a CDS encoding head GIN domain-containing protein, yielding MKYRYIIILVTILAYSCDSQNAPDCLKKAGDNTEVVLDVDSFSALEVGADLNVVLKQGSEQLVTITAGKNLISDIYYEVADGKLLIRNDNSCNWVRSYDFPVVKITHPNITQIRLAGSGLISSDGTLSFPGLSLISEDESGDFNLELDATSLEVVSNDITNFYLSGTVENLRVMFASGDGRFEGGDLQVAHANIFHRGTNDIIVHTTDELKGRIISSGDLIYVKTKPTTISVSLENLGELIDETE
- a CDS encoding NADPH-dependent FMN reductase: MEKIVIVCGTNRVDSVSYQIAQIYQEILIGFNIETELIDLTELPHDFAFSALYNNAGKNEAFNHFRELMAENKKFVFIIPEYNGSFPGVLKTFIDGLKFPDSFRDKKCALVGLSSGIQGAGLALSHLTDIFHYCGMHVLALKPKLSHIEQHFKEGTIINELYMTLLQDQAKKLLEF
- a CDS encoding endo alpha-1,4 polygalactosaminidase, whose protein sequence is MKNQFFLPLLIITCAACHDEDLQAPPSPLNIDYRQEMRDYVIGISQYSKALHPDFLVIPQNGIELVTDNGEEDGSPDSDYLTAIDGNGQEDMFYGYDNDDEATPSVESIYLMGLLDVSKNAGNTILTTDYCSTEAHMDDSYTQNESHGYISFAADQRELDNIPSYPISIHGENAEIITILGEAKNFLYLINPGEFTSKTAFIEAVTSTNYDLLIMDLFFTDGSVFSASEVEQLRSKANGGKRLVIAYMSIGEAENYRYYWNSEWNTNKPDWMDAENPDWAGNYKVRYWEPEWQSIIYGNDGSYLKKILDSNFDGVYLDIIDAFEYFENIGILNTRYIKSQKVSSGKTQVTST
- the map gene encoding type I methionyl aminopeptidase, whose translation is MSITCENELLGMRKISEVVGLTLKEMRDYAKPGMTTKHLDEFGGDILKGYGAASAPRLTYGFPGWTCISVNNEIAHGIPSAKTIIKEGDLVNIDVSAELNGFWADNGGSFVLGEDIHGHQGLVNASKEILHKAIHSIRGGVRISEVGKLIETEARKAGYRVIKNLTGHGVGRSLHEEPAEIANCYDPYNKKRFRKNSVVAVETFISTASTIANTQHDGWTLMGNRGGYVAQHEQTIIITGDKPEILTACNGIWD